The following coding sequences are from one Streptomyces sp. V3I7 window:
- the ddaH gene encoding dimethylargininase, protein MPSKKALVRRPSPRLAEGLVTHIEREKVDVAIAVKQWEAYVEALRSHGWETIEVDPADGCPDSVFVEDTVVMYKNVALITRPGAKSRRTETIAVEEAVASAGCSVNWVWEPGTLDGGDVLKIGDTIYVGRSSRTDADGVQQLREAFEPLGARVVAAPVSKVLHLKSAVTALPDGTVLAHIPSVDRPSLFPAFLSVTEPAGASVVVLGGNKLLMSESAPKTKDVLTDLGYEVITVDISEFEKLEGSVTCLSVRMRELYS, encoded by the coding sequence GTGCCCAGCAAGAAGGCCCTCGTCCGCCGCCCCAGCCCGCGCCTCGCCGAAGGCCTGGTGACGCACATCGAGCGGGAGAAGGTCGACGTCGCCATTGCCGTCAAGCAATGGGAGGCGTATGTCGAGGCGCTGCGCTCGCACGGCTGGGAGACGATCGAGGTGGATCCGGCCGACGGCTGCCCGGACTCGGTGTTCGTCGAGGACACCGTCGTCATGTACAAGAACGTCGCCCTGATCACCCGGCCCGGCGCCAAGTCCCGGCGCACCGAGACCATCGCGGTCGAGGAGGCCGTGGCCAGCGCCGGCTGCTCGGTGAACTGGGTGTGGGAGCCGGGGACGCTGGACGGCGGCGACGTCCTGAAGATCGGCGACACGATCTACGTCGGCCGCAGCTCGCGGACCGACGCGGACGGCGTCCAGCAGCTGCGGGAGGCCTTCGAGCCGCTCGGCGCACGGGTCGTCGCCGCGCCGGTCAGCAAGGTGCTGCACCTGAAGTCGGCGGTCACCGCGCTGCCCGACGGCACGGTGCTCGCGCACATCCCGAGCGTCGACCGGCCGTCGCTGTTCCCGGCCTTCCTGTCGGTGACCGAGCCGGCCGGGGCCTCGGTGGTCGTCCTCGGCGGCAACAAGCTGCTGATGTCGGAGAGCGCCCCGAAGACCAAGGACGTGCTGACCGACCTCGGCTACGAGGTGATCACCGTGGACATCAGCGAGTTCGAGAAGCTCGAGGGCTCTGTGACATGCCTCTCGGTGCGTATGCGGGAGCTGTACTCCTGA